The genomic stretch TTGTAGCCATCTGCATTATGACCTTCAATGCCGACGATCTCATTCTGGAATAGACCGTTTTCAGTCGCAGCCCAGGCACGGCGATGTGATTCCACACCAAACGCATCCTGTTCTTCACGGCTAATACCGTTCATGCGACCCAGCATTTCAGCAGTTAAGCCCATCATGTTCGACGCTTTAGCATAATGCTTAGACGCTTCAGGGTTCAGGTCGATGCCGTGCATCATGCCGACATGGCCCATGTGCTCAACACCACCGATGATGAAGATATCACCCTGGTTCGTTGCAATTTGCGCAGCCGCAGTATGAATCGCCTGCATAGACGAACCACAAAGACGGTTCACCGTTTGACCTGCAACAGTCTTCGGCAGGTCTGCTAGTAATGCGATATTACGGGCAATGTTCATCCCTTGTTCTAGGGTTTGGTTCACACAGCCCCAGATTACGTCTTCAACTTCATGCGGGTCAAATTCGTTACGTACCAAAAGGGCACGGACAAGCTCAGCAGACATCGAGTCAGCACGTACATTGCGGAACATACCGTTTTTGGTTTTACCCATTGCTGAACGTACGCCATCAACGATGACAACGTCACGTGGATTTAAAGTAGCCATTCACGTTGCTCCTTAACCGTAGAATTTTTTGTTGTTAGCAGCCATTTCGCGCAACATTTCTGGCGCTTCATAAGCTTTACCAAGGTGCGCATACTTATTGCAAAGCGCAACATACTCA from Acinetobacter lwoffii encodes the following:
- the fadA gene encoding acetyl-CoA C-acyltransferase FadA, encoding MATLNPRDVVIVDGVRSAMGKTKNGMFRNVRADSMSAELVRALLVRNEFDPHEVEDVIWGCVNQTLEQGMNIARNIALLADLPKTVAGQTVNRLCGSSMQAIHTAAAQIATNQGDIFIIGGVEHMGHVGMMHGIDLNPEASKHYAKASNMMGLTAEMLGRMNGISREEQDAFGVESHRRAWAATENGLFQNEIVGIEGHNADGYKILCDIDEVIRPDANLESFKSLRPVFDPKGGTVTAATSSALSDGASAMLLMSAERAQALGLKPRAVIRSMAVAGCDAAIMGYGPVPATQKALKRAGLSIADIQTFELNEAFAAQGLSVLKGLGIYDKQDIVNHNGGAIALGHPLGCSGARITTTLLNVMEQQDTQIGLATMCIGLGQGIATVIERV